A genomic region of Exiguobacterium sp. Helios contains the following coding sequences:
- a CDS encoding aromatic acid exporter family protein translates to MKFQFRIGLRTIKTGIAVAIALSFSWYVFGIYSGMGAVAAIVAMQPTIHRSFKIVFNRILGTILGLVCGLAVVATLGANPLTIGLAVIVSLVFNSMIGRTDMSTFAAFAIVLMFESPTADYVHYALTRSLLTVVGVLSAVAVNYIVFPPHYEDRLLLFVKKTTKQLMEDWRSLVKDDAKLLTVRKQVLKHEEMIIMLQEDQKYPLVASGQSKAFIQLKQLVDLEDKFLLLLESIASHRDLPMSDEQEKILGQEIDFLLSHHYDVIFSHERDQPMFSFDQEVSEVKDIINGHLLDYREQLEKMK, encoded by the coding sequence GTGAAATTCCAGTTTCGTATTGGTCTCCGGACGATCAAGACCGGAATCGCTGTAGCGATTGCCCTCAGCTTTTCCTGGTATGTCTTCGGGATCTATTCAGGTATGGGCGCCGTCGCTGCCATCGTTGCGATGCAACCGACGATTCACCGGTCGTTTAAAATCGTCTTCAATCGGATTTTAGGAACGATTCTTGGATTAGTTTGTGGACTGGCGGTCGTCGCTACGCTTGGAGCAAATCCGTTGACGATTGGTCTCGCGGTCATCGTTTCGCTTGTCTTCAACTCGATGATTGGACGGACCGACATGTCGACGTTTGCCGCTTTTGCGATCGTCCTGATGTTTGAGAGTCCGACAGCTGACTATGTCCATTACGCGTTGACTCGGTCTTTATTGACGGTCGTCGGCGTCTTATCCGCTGTCGCCGTCAACTATATCGTCTTCCCGCCGCACTACGAAGACCGCTTGTTGTTGTTCGTCAAAAAGACGACCAAACAATTGATGGAGGACTGGCGGAGTCTGGTCAAAGACGATGCGAAATTACTGACGGTCCGTAAACAGGTCTTAAAACATGAGGAAATGATCATCATGTTGCAAGAAGATCAGAAATATCCACTGGTTGCCAGTGGTCAGAGTAAAGCGTTCATTCAATTGAAACAGCTTGTTGATCTGGAAGATAAATTTCTGTTGCTTCTCGAGAGTATCGCCAGTCATCGTGACTTGCCGATGTCAGACGAGCAGGAGAAGATACTTGGACAAGAAATCGATTTTCTGCTCAGCCATCATTATGATGTGATCTTTTCACATGAACGCGATCAGCCGATGTTCAGCTTTGACCAGGAAGTCAGTGAGGTCAAAGACATCATCAACGGACACTTGCTAGATTACCGGGAACAACTCGAAAAAATGAAATAA
- a CDS encoding DUF4097 family beta strand repeat-containing protein has translation MEENTSRTERKRKQSSFTRLKDKRRKMTASFDRIGTRKPIRRPLIVYGSVLLSLLVLYTVTLFLTTDSLSRGEAFKTTKRYKTLQIDAPNGTINFVRSTDGNVQLKLVDSASSQKRLKIGTSGNTLTVTGRDGFAARLGNRPSEKPGDFSIQVGLPNYMNRIDVDAESIKGMGVYAKSINLSAETMDLNKMDADDIVLTGKGNVKASNMNAVHAEVTAESVSLSEYGAKLDLTVSTIDGPIRLKPTKAAGTIAVTTEGDIKASDRYTKQKDDDVALFELSKQEKPEVTVESEVGQVTLE, from the coding sequence GGCATCATTTGATCGGATTGGTACCCGCAAACCGATCCGGCGTCCACTGATTGTGTATGGATCGGTTCTTTTAAGTTTGCTGGTTTTATATACGGTGACGTTGTTTTTGACGACGGATTCCTTATCGCGGGGCGAAGCATTTAAAACGACGAAGCGGTATAAAACGTTGCAAATCGATGCCCCGAACGGCACGATCAACTTTGTCCGGAGTACGGACGGAAACGTTCAATTGAAATTGGTCGATAGTGCGTCAAGTCAAAAACGATTAAAGATCGGGACGTCAGGAAATACATTGACGGTGACAGGGCGAGACGGATTTGCAGCACGACTCGGGAACCGTCCGAGTGAGAAGCCGGGTGATTTTTCGATTCAAGTCGGATTACCGAACTATATGAATCGTATTGATGTCGACGCCGAGTCGATCAAAGGGATGGGTGTTTATGCCAAATCAATTAATCTGTCAGCCGAGACGATGGACTTAAATAAAATGGACGCCGACGATATTGTTCTGACAGGTAAAGGCAATGTCAAAGCATCGAATATGAATGCCGTCCATGCTGAAGTGACGGCAGAATCGGTCAGTTTATCGGAATACGGTGCAAAACTCGATTTGACCGTCTCAACGATTGATGGTCCGATTCGATTGAAACCAACGAAAGCAGCGGGAACGATTGCTGTAACGACAGAGGGAGACATTAAAGCCTCCGACCGGTATACGAAACAAAAAGACGACGATGTGGCTTTATTCGAGTTATCCAAACAAGAAAAACCGGAAGTGACTGTCGAGAGTGAAGTCGGGCAGGTGACGCTCGAGTGA